The Dyella caseinilytica genome has a window encoding:
- a CDS encoding IS5 family transposase (programmed frameshift): MEITEEQFQRIEHCLPQQRGNVSMTNLQVLNAILYVAEHGCKWRGLPKRFGNWHTIYTRMNRWSKHGVLDRVFQELQREQIVRIKIEAVSLDSTVVKVHPDGTGAFKKNGPQAIGKSRGGWTTKIHMVAADARTALTFALSPGEAGDAPMGRALLQSLGSIDEPLHVLMDKAYEGDETRQLALDLGFIPVVPPKSNRLEPWAYDREMYKRRNEVERLFRRLKGFRRVFSRFDKLDIVFLGFVHFALIIDGLRW; the protein is encoded by the exons ATGGAAATCACGGAAGAACAATTTCAACGGATCGAACACTGCTTGCCGCAACAACGCGGCAACGTCAGCATGACGAACCTGCAGGTGTTGAACGCGATCCTTTATGTTGCCGAGCATGGCTGCAAGTGGCGTGGCTTGCCAAAGCGTTTTGGCAATTGGCACACGATCTATACGCGGATGAATCGCTGGTCTAAGCACGGCGTGCTTGATCGCGTGTTCCAAGAGCTGCAACGTGAGCAGATCGTTCGCATCAAAATCGAAGCGGTCTCACTGGATAGCACCGTGGTCAAGGTTCATCCTGACGGTACCGGAGCGT TTAAAAAAAACGGCCCCCAAGCCATCGGGAAATCGCGCGGCGGCTGGACTACCAAGATTCATATGGTTGCCGCGGATGCTCGAACAGCCCTGACATTTGCGCTATCTCCTGGGGAGGCGGGTGACGCACCGATGGGACGTGCTCTGCTGCAAAGTCTGGGATCGATTGACGAGCCGCTGCATGTATTGATGGACAAAGCTTACGAAGGTGATGAGACGCGCCAACTGGCACTCGACCTTGGCTTTATTCCCGTGGTTCCGCCTAAAAGCAATCGGCTCGAACCATGGGCGTATGATCGAGAAATGTACAAGCGCCGCAACGAAGTGGAGCGGCTATTCCGGCGCTTGAAAGGCTTTCGCCGCGTCTTTTCCCGATTCGATAAGCTGGACATCGTGTTTCTCGGCTTCGTCCATTTCGCGCTCATCATCGATGGACTCAGGTGGTAG
- a CDS encoding antibiotic biosynthesis monooxygenase family protein, producing the protein MSVLFALIFLALTSASTIAMSMPDSPSPASVFNAKRSLFAVVFEVKPDEARGADYLRIAKGLRPELTQMPGFLENERFRSRSRPGYLLSLSLWDDEKALVRWRTVEKHHQAQVEGRQGVLDDYHIRVGEVTRVAGRYTDQPVGWMRQDQTQVGQAAALTIIDGVVPPSSSLWKFAGSIAPGHGDVVSEDIFDHLTTPGRMAMLVGWRTQQEANAFAEDAIRHNDVHAQIYAIRVIRDYGLKDRREAPQFYPAQ; encoded by the coding sequence ATGTCTGTCCTCTTCGCACTCATCTTCCTCGCACTTACCAGTGCCTCGACCATCGCCATGAGCATGCCCGACTCGCCCTCACCTGCTTCCGTTTTCAATGCAAAGCGCTCGCTTTTCGCCGTCGTGTTCGAGGTCAAGCCCGATGAGGCACGTGGCGCGGACTATCTGCGCATTGCTAAAGGCTTGCGACCGGAGCTGACTCAAATGCCGGGCTTTCTGGAAAACGAGCGATTCCGCAGCCGATCTCGCCCAGGCTATCTGCTGTCCCTGTCACTGTGGGATGACGAAAAGGCATTGGTACGCTGGAGAACCGTGGAGAAACACCATCAGGCACAAGTGGAGGGTCGGCAAGGTGTACTTGACGACTACCACATACGCGTCGGCGAAGTGACGCGGGTTGCCGGGCGTTATACCGATCAGCCGGTAGGCTGGATGCGTCAGGACCAAACACAGGTTGGACAAGCCGCTGCCCTCACTATCATCGATGGCGTTGTACCGCCCAGCTCAAGCCTTTGGAAATTCGCCGGCAGCATTGCGCCCGGCCACGGTGATGTCGTCAGTGAAGATATTTTCGACCATCTCACCACACCTGGGCGCATGGCCATGCTTGTCGGTTGGCGTACTCAGCAAGAAGCGAACGCGTTTGCAGAGGACGCTATCCGCCACAACGATGTACACGCGCAAATCTACGCCATAAGGGTGATTCGGGATTACGGACTGAAGGATCGGCGTGAAGCACCGCAATTCTATCCCGCTCAATAA
- a CDS encoding autotransporter outer membrane beta-barrel domain-containing protein: MNAVYRVVWNAAIGRWVAAPELAKSRTNGGGRRNAKVPMRPRPALTPLAASLLLGAVTISPAHADSIQFPTGSTVDIGSETRTIDTLTVSNGATGIITGLDGTLIYNGGNFRIGGTASNTVQNLDMSGLTNFVFDSPTAVFSASGRATGGPANTTGVSNTTLNLASGTNTITASSFGVADTARSVSGPATNQGTVGLGQTNTINADQITIGVNQTVGMLNFQDGIAGGTVKIRGTDGVSAVSNWNIAVGSNSNYSGSVGTADFSAGTLDAKVDALTIATSLYGSQSATGTFTMGAGVLDANTILLGQNARTSGAGGTTANLNIGAGGTVLANTVTMGDRTGTTGTLASYVNLDGGALRAGSISTGAGSATRSINFNDGVLGNYADGQDMTVNVPIALAATGTHTFQVDGANALMTVSGLVSNLGSNANGTLNKAGNGTLTLTGNNTYSGGTTVNGGLILFQTGANLGTGNITLDGGGLQWASGNALDISSRLNALGSNGAVLDTNGNNITLASVMTGDGGQLIKQGAGTLTLTGNNTYSGVTQINAGDVVIGNGGTSGGISGDIINNTQLTINRSDTATLPGTISGAGTLVQAGAGTTILTGDNTYTGNTLVNAGGLQLGNGGTSGSIASNVSLAADTTLAVDRSDSSLLPGIVSGAGSFEQIGTGTTVLAGDNTYTGGTTISSGSLRLGNGGTSGSVVGDIVNNGTLEFNRADDFSVANAISGSGGLTQLGSGTLSLEGDQTYTGTTLVQNGTLSIGGSIQSDTTVASGATLSGIGTIHGNVVNAGILSPGSAVAGNTGYGTLTIHGDYVGNNGVLALNTFLGDDNSPSSKLVIDGGNASGQTNVIVHNTSTTQGNTSSDGILVIAAVNGGTTDTGAFALGNYTRDGALNYRLFRGDLAGTNPDNWYLRNQFVVPPDPGTITQPGDPGTPIQPVDPVDPGGDALPALPIDPQKPLLPGSYPIIGPELATYGVVQPIARELGMLTLGTMHQRAGDDASTLPTSAGIDAQPSVWTRAFASNIDNTYRAFAAPRARGNLTGFQVGADLWRGDSFNGHSDRFGGYLAHSNTDVRVDGAVTNQEATGYVTQRTGSVNLQANSAGVYWTHYGPQGWYLDGVLQATTYGGSASTDTARLNTRGVGYMGSLEFGYPFAMPQLGSNFVLEPQAQVGWQKVRFSDGQDAEGSVALGSTNGTTGRVGVRGKWQIDTKGGARLEPFVAVDYLHDWGGSATTVYSGTDHVPLLSAASRVQASGGLTARLTSNLSVNASVGYQVGVGATEYAKRDSLTANAGLRFTW, from the coding sequence ATGAACGCTGTCTATCGAGTTGTATGGAACGCCGCCATCGGTCGTTGGGTAGCCGCCCCGGAGCTGGCTAAAAGTCGCACGAACGGCGGTGGGCGCCGCAATGCGAAAGTGCCGATGCGGCCTCGACCTGCACTCACTCCGCTGGCAGCCAGCTTGCTGCTAGGCGCAGTCACGATATCACCGGCGCATGCCGATTCGATTCAATTCCCAACCGGTTCCACCGTCGACATCGGCAGTGAAACAAGAACCATTGATACTTTGACCGTGAGCAATGGCGCTACTGGCATCATCACAGGGTTGGACGGCACACTGATCTATAACGGTGGCAATTTCCGCATTGGCGGTACGGCCAGCAATACCGTACAGAACCTGGACATGAGTGGTCTGACGAACTTCGTGTTCGATAGCCCCACCGCCGTTTTCAGTGCGAGCGGCCGAGCCACGGGTGGTCCAGCCAATACGACCGGCGTCAGCAACACAACGCTCAACCTGGCCTCGGGCACCAACACCATCACCGCCAGCTCGTTTGGTGTTGCGGATACTGCACGTAGCGTCTCGGGGCCGGCGACCAACCAGGGCACGGTTGGGCTTGGTCAGACCAACACCATCAATGCCGATCAAATCACCATTGGCGTCAACCAAACCGTCGGCATGCTTAATTTCCAGGACGGCATTGCCGGCGGTACGGTGAAGATCCGTGGCACCGATGGTGTTAGCGCCGTTAGCAACTGGAATATCGCGGTTGGTTCGAACAGCAACTACAGCGGCAGCGTAGGCACAGCAGACTTCAGCGCGGGTACGCTCGACGCAAAGGTCGATGCGCTGACCATTGCGACCTCGCTCTACGGCAGTCAATCGGCAACCGGCACATTCACCATGGGTGCGGGTGTGTTGGATGCGAACACGATCTTGCTGGGACAGAATGCGCGAACCTCCGGTGCTGGCGGCACGACAGCCAATTTGAACATTGGCGCGGGTGGCACCGTATTGGCAAATACGGTCACGATGGGCGATCGCACCGGAACCACCGGCACATTGGCGTCTTACGTCAACCTCGACGGTGGCGCTCTACGTGCGGGTTCCATTTCTACGGGTGCAGGAAGTGCCACCCGATCCATCAATTTCAATGATGGTGTTCTCGGCAATTACGCCGACGGCCAAGACATGACGGTGAATGTGCCTATCGCACTCGCCGCCACGGGTACACACACCTTCCAGGTCGATGGCGCCAATGCGCTGATGACCGTCAGCGGCCTGGTTAGCAACCTCGGAAGCAACGCCAATGGCACCTTGAACAAGGCGGGCAACGGCACGCTGACGCTGACGGGCAACAACACCTACAGCGGCGGCACCACAGTCAACGGAGGCCTCATCCTCTTTCAGACTGGCGCCAATCTGGGCACTGGCAACATCACGCTCGATGGCGGTGGTTTGCAGTGGGCCTCAGGCAACGCGCTGGATATCTCCTCGCGCCTCAACGCGCTGGGCAGCAACGGTGCGGTGCTCGATACCAACGGCAACAACATCACGCTGGCCAGCGTGATGACCGGCGACGGCGGACAGTTGATCAAGCAAGGCGCAGGCACGCTGACCCTTACCGGCAACAACACCTACAGTGGCGTCACGCAGATCAACGCGGGCGATGTCGTCATAGGTAACGGCGGCACATCAGGCGGCATCAGCGGCGACATCATCAACAACACGCAGCTGACGATCAACCGCTCCGACACCGCGACCTTGCCGGGTACGATTTCCGGTGCAGGCACGCTGGTACAGGCTGGTGCGGGCACCACGATCCTGACCGGCGACAACACTTACACCGGCAATACGCTGGTCAATGCCGGCGGTTTGCAACTCGGCAACGGGGGCACCAGTGGCAGCATTGCAAGCAATGTGTCACTGGCCGCGGATACCACGCTGGCTGTCGATCGTTCGGACAGCTCGCTGTTGCCGGGCATCGTGTCTGGTGCAGGCTCTTTCGAGCAGATCGGTACCGGCACCACCGTGCTGGCCGGTGACAACACCTATACCGGCGGCACCACCATCAGCAGCGGCAGTCTGCGATTGGGCAACGGCGGCACCAGCGGCAGCGTCGTGGGCGATATCGTCAATAACGGCACGCTGGAATTCAACCGCGCCGATGACTTCAGCGTTGCGAATGCGATCAGCGGTAGCGGCGGACTGACCCAGCTGGGCTCAGGCACGCTAAGCCTCGAAGGCGATCAGACTTACACCGGCACGACGCTGGTGCAGAACGGCACGCTGTCGATCGGCGGCTCGATCCAGTCCGATACCACCGTGGCATCGGGCGCGACACTGTCGGGCATCGGCACCATTCATGGCAACGTGGTGAATGCGGGCATCCTGTCCCCCGGCAGTGCTGTCGCTGGCAATACCGGCTACGGCACGCTGACTATCCATGGCGACTATGTCGGCAATAACGGCGTGCTCGCACTCAACACGTTCCTCGGCGATGACAATTCTCCGTCGAGCAAGCTGGTGATCGACGGTGGCAACGCCAGCGGCCAGACCAACGTGATCGTGCACAACACCAGTACGACGCAAGGCAACACATCCAGCGACGGCATCTTGGTGATCGCTGCCGTCAATGGCGGTACCACCGATACCGGCGCATTCGCTCTCGGCAACTACACACGCGACGGCGCGCTCAACTATCGCCTGTTCCGCGGAGACCTGGCTGGGACGAATCCGGACAACTGGTACCTGCGTAACCAATTCGTCGTGCCACCGGATCCGGGCACCATTACCCAACCTGGCGATCCGGGCACACCCATCCAACCGGTTGATCCGGTTGATCCGGGTGGCGATGCCCTACCCGCCCTGCCGATCGATCCGCAGAAGCCGCTGTTGCCAGGTTCGTATCCGATCATCGGACCGGAACTGGCCACCTATGGCGTGGTGCAGCCCATCGCACGCGAGCTCGGCATGTTGACGCTCGGCACCATGCATCAGCGCGCCGGCGATGACGCCTCGACGCTGCCGACCTCAGCCGGCATCGACGCTCAGCCATCAGTGTGGACGCGCGCGTTCGCCAGCAATATCGACAATACGTACCGCGCGTTTGCCGCACCGCGTGCTCGCGGCAACTTGACAGGTTTTCAGGTCGGTGCAGATCTGTGGCGAGGCGATTCGTTCAACGGCCACAGCGACCGTTTCGGCGGCTATCTGGCGCACAGCAATACAGACGTGCGAGTCGATGGCGCCGTGACCAATCAGGAAGCCACCGGCTACGTCACGCAACGTACCGGCTCGGTCAACCTGCAAGCCAATTCGGCTGGCGTGTACTGGACACATTACGGTCCGCAAGGCTGGTACCTCGATGGCGTATTGCAAGCGACGACCTATGGCGGCTCCGCCAGCACGGACACGGCGCGCCTGAACACGCGCGGTGTGGGTTACATGGGTTCGCTGGAGTTCGGCTATCCCTTCGCCATGCCGCAGCTCGGTTCGAACTTCGTACTTGAACCGCAGGCGCAAGTGGGGTGGCAGAAGGTGCGCTTCAGCGACGGACAAGATGCGGAAGGCTCCGTTGCATTGGGCTCGACCAATGGAACCACCGGCCGCGTCGGTGTGCGTGGCAAGTGGCAGATCGACACGAAGGGTGGCGCTCGACTGGAGCCGTTTGTGGCGGTCGACTACTTGCACGATTGGGGCGGAAGTGCCACGACGGTTTACTCAGGCACAGACCACGTTCCGCTGCTTTCGGCAGCCAGCCGCGTACAAGCTTCCGGCGGATTGACCGCACGTCTGACCTCAAACCTCAGCGTCAATGCGTCGGTGGGCTACCAGGTCGGCGTCGGCGCGACGGAGTACGCCAAGCGCGACAGTCTCACTGCCAACGCTGGCTTACGCTTTACGTGGTAA
- a CDS encoding YadA-like family protein: protein MNTIYRIVWNAATGKWVVASELAKGRKKKSTRTFIAQAITSIVLASGAASAMAQQTCMLPDGTNGTTNDQGICAADFAIGGGTATGTDVSAATAVGHQSTANGAGAVAVGDTANSQGTGAVAIGGNTNALADYSIAIGGASTQGNAAMASGLRSISMGVLSQASGDYSMAQGSNATASGTYSIALGGASTAGNGAQATGENSVAMGVASKASTTNSMALGPYSTASGSTSTALGYNTKATGANSVALGAGSVSERSGTVSVGSDVAGSSFTRQIVNVGAGTQANDAVNVSQLAPVVAGLGGGASINSTTGAVTGPTYNVQGHAQTTVGDALSALDGNLTTAQSSITNLQNNTSAASRYFKANGLNDGTDDASAAGTGSIAIGPSALAQGADGNVAIGNQAVTGAAATDAVAFGSGAHASAASTTAIGAGALAQGNNSTAVGQGAVANLSGTVALGQGAIASLANSAALGQNAQTYGTNSVALGTNSVADRANTVSVGSSTAQRQIEYLAAGTQVTDAVNVSQLNGVASSLGGGTGVAADGSITSPTYTVQNGTQKTVGDALDALDGGLTTAQGDITHLQGQMADAVTYDDNTHGSVTLGGTSATSPVTLHNVAPGEVSSTSTDAVNGSQLNATNQQVAQNTSNIGSINTSVTNLNGRVTTNENDITNLQTGQADAVMYDDSTHGSVTLGGTSATAPIALHNVAEGELSSTSTDAVNGSQLYATNQQVGQNTTDITNLQNNFDNGTIGLVQQDPATGNVTVAAGKTGTLVDFTGTEGARQLTGVAAGNVSATSTDAVNGSQLYATNQEVEQNAGDISNLDGRVTTNEGNITHLQGQMADAVMYDDNTHGSVTLGGASATAPVALHNVAAGELSATSRDAVNGSQLYATNQQVSQNTTDITNLQNNFDDGTTGLVQQAATGANLTVGKNTDGAAVDFADKDGNTRTLSNVSAGTADTDAVNVSQLKSTGLVDANGNTIAAVTYDQNTDGTSNYGSVTLGASNASGPVALHNVAAGTEDTDAVNMSQLNATNAQVANNTTNITNLDGRVTTNETNISNLQQQIGAGSVGLVQQDATSRNITVAADTDGTTVDFADKDGKTRTLSNVSAGTADTDAVNVSQLKSTGLIDANGNTMAAVTYDQNADGTPNYNSATMGGGKSDGPVTIHNVAAGTEDTDAVNVSQLKSAGLVDNNGNTMDAVVYDPGSNRGQVTLGGVGAAAPVVLTNVADGVNQYDAVNFGQLSGVQSDLQSQINNMGGQVTNIDGRVTNIEGANSTPVSGSSGSISDDGSNLAVGSGSNASGGGSSAVGNNSTATGSNSTAVGNNASVTASNGTAVGQGATVQSGATNSVALGAGSVATTANTVSVGSAGNERTISNVAAGVNATDAANVGQVQAAQNWAQSYTDQKVGQLNSRITSVGQHADAGTAAAIAMTNIPQAYQPNQSSLGAGVGAFRGQAAVAVGMSTITPNGRWVLKGSITGNSQGDIGVGMGASMVW from the coding sequence ATGAACACCATCTATCGCATTGTCTGGAACGCCGCCACTGGAAAGTGGGTAGTGGCATCCGAACTGGCCAAGGGCCGTAAAAAGAAATCCACTCGTACATTCATCGCTCAGGCGATCACATCGATCGTGCTTGCATCAGGCGCGGCTTCGGCCATGGCGCAACAGACTTGTATGTTGCCCGATGGCACGAACGGTACGACCAACGATCAAGGCATCTGTGCAGCCGACTTTGCCATCGGTGGCGGCACCGCAACAGGTACCGACGTCAGTGCTGCGACGGCCGTTGGACACCAATCCACGGCCAATGGCGCTGGTGCTGTCGCAGTAGGCGATACGGCCAATAGCCAAGGTACCGGTGCGGTCGCGATAGGTGGCAATACAAACGCTCTGGCCGATTACTCGATCGCCATCGGTGGCGCATCGACCCAAGGCAACGCCGCAATGGCTTCCGGTTTGAGGTCCATCTCGATGGGCGTACTTAGCCAGGCAAGTGGCGATTACTCCATGGCCCAGGGCAGCAACGCCACGGCGTCAGGCACGTATTCCATCGCCCTGGGCGGTGCTTCCACGGCAGGCAATGGCGCGCAGGCCACCGGTGAAAACTCCGTGGCCATGGGTGTGGCGAGCAAAGCCAGCACCACCAATTCGATGGCATTGGGTCCGTATTCAACCGCGTCTGGCAGTACTTCTACGGCACTTGGCTACAACACCAAAGCGACCGGAGCAAATTCCGTTGCATTGGGCGCGGGCTCGGTGTCGGAACGCAGCGGCACGGTTTCCGTTGGCAGCGATGTCGCCGGTTCATCCTTCACACGACAAATTGTGAATGTCGGCGCAGGTACGCAAGCTAACGACGCGGTGAACGTAAGCCAGCTGGCACCCGTGGTGGCCGGTTTGGGTGGCGGCGCGTCGATCAACTCGACCACGGGTGCTGTCACGGGTCCGACCTATAACGTGCAGGGCCATGCGCAGACTACCGTCGGTGATGCACTCAGCGCACTCGATGGCAACTTGACCACGGCGCAGAGCAGCATCACCAACTTGCAAAACAACACGAGTGCCGCTTCGCGTTATTTCAAGGCCAATGGCTTAAACGACGGTACTGACGATGCCAGCGCTGCAGGCACCGGATCGATCGCGATAGGACCCAGCGCATTGGCGCAAGGAGCAGATGGCAACGTGGCCATTGGTAATCAAGCAGTAACCGGGGCTGCTGCAACCGACGCTGTTGCTTTCGGTAGTGGTGCGCATGCCTCGGCCGCGTCGACCACAGCCATCGGCGCCGGTGCGTTGGCACAAGGCAACAACTCGACAGCGGTAGGCCAAGGTGCGGTGGCGAATCTGTCGGGTACCGTAGCCTTAGGCCAAGGAGCTATAGCGTCTTTGGCGAATAGTGCGGCTCTGGGTCAGAACGCTCAAACCTACGGCACCAACTCCGTTGCCTTGGGTACCAATAGCGTGGCCGACCGCGCCAATACCGTTTCGGTGGGTTCGAGCACCGCACAACGTCAGATCGAGTACTTGGCTGCTGGTACGCAGGTCACCGACGCGGTGAACGTCTCGCAGCTCAATGGCGTGGCTTCCTCGCTGGGCGGTGGCACGGGCGTTGCGGCCGACGGCTCTATCACGTCGCCGACCTACACCGTGCAGAACGGTACGCAGAAAACGGTTGGCGATGCGCTCGACGCACTGGATGGCGGTTTGACGACGGCCCAGGGCGACATCACCCATCTGCAAGGTCAGATGGCTGATGCCGTTACGTATGACGACAACACACATGGCAGCGTAACCCTGGGTGGCACTTCAGCAACTTCGCCGGTGACCCTGCACAACGTGGCACCGGGTGAGGTTTCCTCCACCAGCACTGATGCAGTGAACGGTTCGCAGCTCAATGCGACCAACCAGCAAGTGGCACAAAACACCAGCAATATCGGTTCGATCAACACCAGCGTCACCAACCTCAATGGTCGTGTGACCACCAATGAAAATGACATCACCAATCTGCAGACCGGTCAGGCCGACGCGGTGATGTACGACGACAGCACGCACGGTAGCGTGACGCTCGGCGGCACTTCAGCGACTGCGCCGATCGCGTTACACAACGTAGCCGAAGGTGAATTGTCCTCGACCAGCACCGATGCTGTGAACGGTTCGCAGCTATATGCAACGAACCAGCAAGTTGGCCAGAACACCACCGACATCACCAACCTTCAGAACAACTTTGATAACGGCACGATTGGTTTGGTCCAGCAGGATCCCGCCACGGGCAACGTCACGGTAGCTGCGGGCAAGACCGGTACTCTTGTCGACTTCACTGGCACCGAGGGCGCGCGTCAGCTAACGGGAGTAGCTGCGGGCAACGTATCTGCGACCAGCACAGATGCTGTAAATGGTTCGCAACTGTACGCCACTAACCAGGAGGTTGAGCAGAACGCCGGTGACATCTCCAACCTCGATGGTCGTGTCACCACCAACGAAGGAAACATCACCCATCTGCAAGGGCAGATGGCCGATGCCGTCATGTACGACGACAACACGCATGGCAGCGTGACGTTGGGCGGTGCCTCGGCGACCGCACCGGTGGCGCTGCACAACGTTGCAGCGGGTGAATTGTCGGCAACCAGCAGGGACGCCGTGAACGGTTCGCAGCTGTATGCGACCAACCAGCAGGTCAGCCAGAACACCACTGACATCACCAATCTGCAGAACAACTTTGACGACGGCACGACTGGTCTCGTCCAGCAGGCTGCTACGGGTGCCAATCTGACCGTGGGCAAGAATACCGACGGCGCAGCCGTGGACTTCGCCGACAAGGACGGCAACACCCGCACGCTGAGCAACGTCAGTGCCGGCACCGCCGACACCGATGCGGTGAACGTATCGCAGCTCAAGTCAACAGGCCTAGTCGACGCCAATGGCAACACCATCGCCGCGGTGACCTACGATCAAAACACCGATGGCACGTCGAACTACGGCAGCGTGACGCTGGGTGCCAGCAATGCCAGTGGTCCGGTGGCGCTGCATAACGTGGCAGCCGGTACGGAAGACACCGACGCAGTGAACATGTCGCAGCTCAATGCGACCAACGCGCAGGTGGCGAACAACACCACCAATATCACCAATCTTGATGGCCGCGTGACAACCAACGAAACCAACATCAGCAATCTGCAACAGCAGATTGGCGCAGGTTCAGTGGGTCTCGTGCAGCAGGATGCGACTAGCCGCAACATCACGGTGGCCGCAGACACTGACGGTACGACGGTTGACTTCGCCGACAAGGACGGCAAAACCCGTACGCTGAGCAACGTCAGTGCCGGCACTGCCGACACCGATGCGGTGAACGTGTCGCAGCTGAAGTCGACGGGCCTGATCGATGCCAATGGCAACACCATGGCCGCGGTGACCTACGACCAGAACGCCGACGGTACGCCGAACTACAACAGCGCGACAATGGGCGGTGGCAAGTCCGATGGCCCCGTGACGATTCACAACGTTGCTGCGGGCACCGAAGATACCGATGCCGTAAACGTTAGCCAGCTGAAGTCAGCCGGACTGGTCGATAACAATGGCAACACGATGGACGCCGTGGTTTATGATCCGGGTTCCAACCGTGGTCAGGTGACGCTGGGTGGTGTCGGTGCAGCAGCACCGGTAGTGCTCACCAACGTAGCCGATGGCGTGAACCAGTACGACGCGGTGAACTTCGGCCAGTTGTCGGGTGTGCAATCTGATCTTCAGTCGCAGATCAACAACATGGGTGGTCAGGTAACCAACATCGATGGCCGTGTTACGAACATCGAGGGCGCCAATTCCACGCCTGTTAGTGGTTCATCCGGATCTATTTCGGATGACGGTAGCAATCTCGCCGTGGGCTCTGGCTCGAATGCTTCCGGTGGTGGCAGCTCGGCGGTGGGCAATAATTCGACTGCGACGGGCAGCAACAGCACTGCGGTAGGCAACAACGCTTCGGTGACTGCTTCCAACGGCACGGCTGTAGGTCAAGGTGCAACCGTTCAATCGGGTGCGACGAACTCAGTGGCGCTGGGCGCAGGCTCGGTGGCGACGACCGCGAACACAGTATCCGTGGGCTCTGCAGGTAACGAACGCACTATCAGCAATGTAGCAGCTGGTGTGAATGCCACCGACGCAGCGAACGTGGGACAGGTGCAGGCGGCACAGAACTGGGCCCAGAGCTATACAGACCAGAAGGTTGGCCAGCTGAACAGCCGTATCACATCTGTTGGCCAGCATGCGGATGCAGGTACCGCCGCAGCGATCGCCATGACCAATATCCCGCAGGCGTATCAGCCCAACCAGAGTTCGCTCGGTGCAGGTGTCGGCGCGTTCAGGGGCCAGGCCGCCGTCGCGGTGGGTATGTCGACCATAACGCCGAATGGCCGCTGGGTGCTCAAGGGCAGCATCACCGGCAACTCGCAGGGCGACATCGGCGTGGGCATGGGTGCTTCGATGGTGTGGTAA
- a CDS encoding alpha/beta hydrolase encodes MLVWLAMTLAVVTSANNPPIDTVYLALPNAPGEHLALHCVHPSQATQAAVLFIHGASFPTLLASGFQFSPGDSWIHDAAKHGYLSCGLDFLGFGDSSRPPAMLRPAEGAAPVIRAKEAADEIAAAVDYLRSKQGMTSIHVVAHSWGTIPAATFAANHPYELTSLTLFGPVVPVKTPADDDPTHIAWWSITAQQRLEQLRFKDILPRNQYLLEPAVDQRWTATFAASVPHVPGDKDDMLRIPSGPLVDIDTVSAGTYPYKASDVWVPVFVVYGNYDNVVNDEGATRFLAGFTHSPLRWRLRIDDGTHVMHLEKNRHSLYESVNAFIHAAESTER; translated from the coding sequence ATGTTGGTATGGCTGGCAATGACGCTCGCGGTTGTAACGAGCGCGAATAACCCTCCGATAGACACTGTTTACCTTGCCCTGCCGAATGCTCCTGGAGAGCACCTTGCACTGCATTGCGTACATCCATCGCAAGCCACCCAGGCGGCGGTGCTTTTCATCCACGGCGCGAGCTTTCCAACCCTGCTGGCATCGGGCTTCCAATTCAGTCCGGGAGACTCCTGGATTCACGATGCGGCAAAGCACGGCTACCTGTCGTGCGGACTGGACTTCCTAGGTTTCGGTGATTCCAGCCGCCCACCGGCAATGCTCCGTCCCGCTGAAGGCGCCGCGCCGGTCATCCGTGCAAAGGAAGCCGCTGATGAAATCGCCGCGGCCGTCGACTACCTGCGATCCAAGCAAGGCATGACAAGCATCCACGTGGTGGCGCATTCCTGGGGAACGATTCCTGCCGCAACGTTTGCAGCAAATCATCCTTACGAGTTGACTTCGCTTACCTTGTTCGGCCCGGTTGTTCCCGTCAAAACACCCGCTGACGATGACCCAACGCATATCGCATGGTGGAGCATCACGGCCCAGCAACGTCTTGAGCAGCTACGCTTCAAAGATATATTGCCGCGCAATCAATATTTACTCGAACCTGCCGTCGATCAGCGCTGGACGGCCACCTTCGCAGCGTCCGTTCCCCACGTACCCGGTGACAAAGACGACATGCTGCGTATTCCCTCAGGTCCGCTTGTTGATATCGACACCGTTTCCGCCGGCACCTATCCCTATAAAGCCAGTGATGTCTGGGTTCCGGTGTTCGTGGTCTATGGCAACTACGACAATGTGGTCAACGACGAAGGCGCCACGCGCTTCCTGGCCGGATTCACCCACAGCCCGCTGCGTTGGCGGTTGCGCATCGACGATGGCACCCATGTCATGCACCTGGAGAAGAATCGCCATTCGCTCTATGAAAGCGTAAATGCCTTTATTCACGCCGCCGAATCCACCGAGCGTTGA